From the Engraulis encrasicolus isolate BLACKSEA-1 chromosome 18, IST_EnEncr_1.0, whole genome shotgun sequence genome, the window TTAGATTTCACAATGGAGCCCTGGGTGCTATCTATGCATTTAAAAATGCTGAatggtggccctaccgtggcactaacAGTAGGCTACTCGCCTTCTATGGGattgacccgggttcaattccggaccgggtcctttgccgacccttccctgtctctctccccactcacttcctgtccaactcttcactgcactatcgcaataaaggccaaaaatgccCCCAAAAATACATATTTAAAAAATGCTGTAAGGTTATCAGAATGGGCAGAGTATCACAtctgctacgtttacatgagacatttaattcagaattaactcactttaattctgaataaagcttatttCTGCGTTGAAAACAAGATGtaaacaatttggaattaaatgaaaaatgaaagtaaattcaagagaactatttaattctgagttATTAATTCAgaccgtcatgtaaacgtagcaaatataaaataaaataaaataaaataaaataaataaataaaataaaataaaaaataaaataaaaaattaactcactttaattctgaataaagcttatttCTGCGTTGAAAACAAGATGtaaacaatttggaattaaatgaaaaatgaaagtaaattcaagagaactatttaattctgagttATTAATTCAgaccgtcatgtaaacgtagcaaatataaagttaaacACTAAAGTCATTTAAAGCATTATGCGAAGGTCAGGACGACATATTGATTAAAATCAATGGCTGCAATCAATGGCTGCCACTGCCTTAAACAAAATCACTGAGCTTTGTATTCTTGTAGGGCTGGTAAATATATAAACTGAATTAGCATTCTTAGCCTCCCTCATCCTCATTCTCTTCCCTCATACGTACATAACACCACTCAAGCATGGAAGTGGAAGGAGGCCCTTTGATGCCGCcgttcaatgaaaaaaaaaatgtttttagtcaactcatcgtcctcttcctcatcaaaagcatttctgtcatcatcatcatcattatcttcctcctcttcctcatcatcatccttatCATGACCATAATCATGGCCCTCATGATCAcagtcatcctcttcttcctgttCCACTTCTTCATCATCACCCTCTTCATCAccctcgtcctcctcatcctcaccactgccatcatcatcatcacactggtcatcttccttctcttcatcatcacagtcatcctcttcctcatactAATCATCattattttcctcctcctcatcatcaccattctcctcctcatcatcatcctcctcttcctcatcatcttcctcctcctcttgctgctTTCCtttctcaccctcctcttccttatcatcttcctcctcatcaccattctcctcctcttccttatcatcttcctcatcatcatcatcaccatcctcctctTACTCATATTCATTagcatcattatcatcataatGGCCACAGTCATCACCATCGTCCTccacatcatcatcctcctcttcctcctaccccTCCActacctcatcatcatcatcctcttcctcctacccCTCCAgtacctcatcatcatcctcatcctcatcatcctcttcctcctacccCTCCActacctcatcatcatcatcatcatcatcatcatcatcatcatcatcatcatcatcctaccCCTCCACTACCTCATCATAATTATCCTCATCATTACAATCCTCATACTCATCCTcaccctcgtcctcctcctcttcctcctcctcttcacaatcaccatcatcatcatgacatcaccctcattgtcctcctcttcctcaccatcataatcattattattgtctttgtcctcatcatcctcctcctccaccaccattgtcatcatcatcctcatcatgacCATCATCGTCATGAAAATCACCACCCCTCATCatcatttcttcttttcttctttttttgtcctcCTCCTCAACATCAGTCTTTAGCCTGCTGCATGCCCTATGCTCCACCCTCCCCTGGTATATCATAACCTTCGATGAGTTTGAGGTGGATGACAGTGAGTATATCAGGGGCATTGATAGTAGGCTAAATGgcgagcaaaaaaaataaataaaacaaatttgTTCTCAAGTGTTGGAAACATGAACTCTCAGATTCCTTCAGTAAGTTTTGACATACTTGGTTTATTTTTCGTCTACAAGTTTGGGGCCAGATTTAACAATCTGGCTGGccgcaaaggggacagttgtcccgggcccaggaacagagggggcccagaattgggttctcattacattgtgtattgggtggggggccctttcagatgactttgtcctgggcccagccaaagcagtcagcggccatggtgacagcactccacagcactcagtgctcacaacgaaattgcatttgtacctcacccgtgcaaggaggcagcccccaaatAGTGCATTGCTaaacttgcagagagagagagagagagagagagagagagagagagagagagagagggtgtgtgtgtgtttgcgcgcgcgcgtgtgtgttcactGTGCTTGGTGATGACAATTCCGCCTCAGTTCAACTTATTTTATTGATCTACTCATTTATCCTGTCAATCAGGGGGAGACACGCTGGGAAAGCAGCCTCTTTTGGCACACCCATTTTATTGATCTGTCAAACCAAAACACAATCCTTAAAGAAATGAAAGCGAGGGGGAGTGTCTGTATTTGGTAACGAGGGTGTCAGTCGAAAATCAAATGCTGAGCTTTTCCACAACATCTGGCTATGAAGACAAGGGAATAGCCAACATGTGACGAGTAAGTAAAACCTTATTTCATGAATCGATTTAACAAAGCTTGATTCGACGGCGATGTAGTCGGGGTTTCTCCAGTTTTACGAACGGGTAGCCTAATTGCTTGATGTAGCCCTAAAACATTGAAGGCTGATCGGGTTTCAGTCATTCTTCGAGGATGAGTCCGTTGTCTAATATGCCTATTCTATTGTCTTCGTAAAGCAAAGAGGGTGAATCGTACTCCTTCATGACACCACCGTATTTTTCATCAACATCTGCAATAAGCAGCAGCGGCATGCATTTTAGAATGTCACCAATTTACGTGCACGCGCTGTGCATAGGCTACCATGTGTAATGGTAAACGGATGTGTTTGAGCCATATCTTAATTAATAGATGACATTGACATTTGGTCCAGGAAGAACCTTAATATACTCTTAATATTCTCCAGTGTAACTTACCTGTCTTCCATGTCTGGAATAGGTGTGCGTAAACATGATAGTAGTTTCCGTTCAGTAGCCCATTGGCTACGCTGAAGATAAACACAAGGACATAGGCTACAACCTTGTCATGGCAGGACAggataacatgtaggcctattagaaaAACGGTAGGCTACGATATTTGTTTCTCATTAAAAGAAAAACACCAAACCTATTTGTGTTGAAAGAAAGGACCACGGAAATATCAAAGAGAACATCACAGTCATCGCTGCTGGTTTGATGAACAATTTTGTTCACCGCTTCTGTCTGATGTTCAATTAggcttgttttattttttaaaagggtGGCACTTCGGCACCCCTTATATCACCCGTCTTTCAACTATTTATAATATTGAACATGTGATTAATTATAAGCCTATTTGTCAACTGAGAGTAAGCCTACAACTGTTCGCGGTGTGTTATTCCAAAATATTTAGCCTAATCATTAAGATTCAAGTTTATATTATTGCAGCCATCCTGATTCATGTGCTgcccagtaacgtgcggtcaactttatggctgttgaggcactgacttttccaatatcagattttcaaatatataatactacagcaacagtataagtacattttagtaaatttaccaaataggcctactgataagtttcatacgtatgtcatagctttcttaacataaggtaggcctacaaaataaaacatgctgcatttccgtagagaaaatgttattagatctctcactctctctctctcacacacacacacacacacacacacacccacacacacacacacacacacacacacacacacacacacacaggattcaaacagtggtctcacataaaccacacagcagcaatgtggacaaacaaaagcatcacggcagagagagctggatagcagagcagaggagaggagagtagtggagtggagaggagaggagaggagaggagaggagagtagtggagaggagaggagaggagaggagaggagaggagaggagaggagagaggaggagaggggagaggagaggagaggagaggagatgggaaaagagaggagaggagaggagaagagaggagaggagaggagaggagaagagaggagaagagagaagaggagaggagaggagaggagatgggaaaagagaggagaggagaggagaggagaggagaggagaggagaggagaggagatgggaaaagagaggagaagagaggagaagagaggagaggagaggagaggagatgggaaaagagaggagaggataggagaggagaggagaggaaagggaaggagaggagaggagaggagaggagaggagagaggaggagaggggagaggagaggagaggagaggagaggagaggagaggagatgggaaaagagaggagaggagaggagaggagaggagaggagatgggaaaagagaggagaggagaggagaggagaggaaaggaaaggaaagggaaggaaaggagaggagaggagaggagaggaggaggggagagtagtgaagagtgtagctccttcacagcccactgctctcacacacacaggattcaaacagtggtctcacataaaccacatcagggcggatgctcaatgaaagacacacacacacacacacacaggattcaaaacatggtgtcatataggctagaccgctgagcaccacggcgaacaaactggtgtgatagcgtttgtgataagcaccggattctcgtgcaaatgtaggcctacatctacgtgtacgaggctacggcaaatgatgtgggacaaaggtgtggcaggaagcgaatgtcaacatttaaacagagattactacacaagcttcgatatggtcaccaaatattttgggactgtcatttatgttatgcctacactttggaattagatcagagtcttgtagttaagctacacgggtatatttgatttacctcaacgccctgtattaggctactcaactttacaaacagttacagggcacatgagaatcctgttcagatcacaaaagctaccaccacaccagagagaatcacggcggattctttatctccccacgggtctcacaaacacaggcttcacacacataggaaacactgatcttacctttaactggtacatcaggtccaggcgccgctcttttccttcacttttggcgttgcgctaacgttactttagccggcgctgttcatccaaagccacatctattcgagacgccccaaacgtccaaagcaatttggcattgaatatgaatatgagtagccgcgaggatttgtttcgtgaggctccttagtccttagtaaattgttaagtcgtgaaatcccatgcgaatgttcttccacacattctcgccggttgcaaacaagacacaggggaaacaaaaaaaatagtttctgttgtaccgctcactttgaaatgatcgggtagttgaccggtcacctgcagcaaacccttcagctctgtcggtcctccattctttatcacatactttccccttggaaatccaactttgagaatggtcttagtttcgttatgaaatccacttgtagcagtcaaagtgaacaagctagccaacaacaccgactgactgtattgtgaacttcagattcgctatgacgtaactggccagcaagactcaatgccagaaggagtctgcggccaggctacagctggcctcaccactgtatatttcagtgggcgttcagagtaaagaaatgataatcacacgtagaaaatagtaaaaaaaattatcaggaaatgagggcacaccatacatacttctattaaatgtataaaaacgtttaatacaatattaccaggttgcattcacagaacgagcaaaatggcgcatgcgctcaagcctgttaacgagggattgcgcaatccgggggtgaggcaagttcagagttgccccaaattcagcgtattcggaggaatttgacatgaaatgggcaaatattacgattttggccacaaaaatgattgaaaacgagtgaaacagtttaaacactgcttaaatggcagttatggtgcagatgctcgaaaacaatagctgttattgtaactattattcatatttactgcatctcatcataatcatctggggctggtgaggccatgcctcccctgccgtattggagtgcacgtgcctggtgctGCCATATAACTcaacaacaataggcctacaatacataaCAAGAAATGGCAACAAATACATTTTTCAATGCATTGGTTTGACAAGAATACAGCTAGCTTGGCCAATTTGTTCACAGTCAGCTGGCCTATCTCTGACGCGTTTTACACTGTGAACAAATTGGCCAAGCTAGCTGTATTAGTAGGTAACCAAGTGTTGGTGCATGATCAAGTAACTGAACTATGTCTAAAACGTGATGTACTGCATATCATGGAATACAAGGCTTACTTTACCTCTTCCCTGATGGTATGATTGTGAATAATTACTATTATTTACCTTGACATTTCATacttttttcctttttgtgtGTATGCCACTTTTGTTCTCAGGACACAACTtgttggatgtgcaggctttatcCAGCAGTGTCAGGTTGTGTGTCCATTTCCAACCAATCAGCAATGACAGACTAACTTACTGTACATTGAGGACACATCTCCGTCTGGACGCCTGGAGGGATGTAGACTCAGCAAAAAGCACCCGAGAAAACCAGAGCCACACAAAGGAGAGAAGAACTGATCTCATACTGACCGTTGGCCTGCTGGAGTCATGCCAGATGTGTGAGTAAgcgaccagggttgccagatgaggtggatgatttccagcccaaaaaatgctcaaaacccgcctgaaagcaccaaatcccgcccaattctattaatttctatggccaaaCATTTTCTATAAATTCCATTTTTTCCCCACAGACAgacatcccaagcagcccaatctgacaacactcTAAGCAACCTGCCTCACTACAGAGTAGGGGTGGTGGGTTGGGTAGACAGACACCACCTGCCAGCCACCCcaccctagccaggctgtgccctcctagtgacgcaacactttcaccgttgcaactagtcaggtcaagagcaatgcaagtactttctgaactgcccaaaatacgggaactcctcccactttgtcggtaagcaaacaaccataagcaaaccaagggaggcgggtcaaccatgctgtttgggaaatgttaattgttatgctcttggaccAAGACCAAGTCTCGATGAGATCTGaccgttgatgataatcaggctaaccctaccccaccccatccctgaGGGCAATCCACCTACCTTGCTATACTTATCACACCACACAGTGGTGTGCAAAACCAGGGCCCAAGGAGGCTTGGTTCTGCATTGGGGACCCTCGCCCCCCTCCCCCTGCGCCAAGCCCAGAGAGGGCAATGGGTTGCGGAGGGAGCAGAACGGATGCACTGGAGCCTCGCAATCGCAACCTGGAGAGTTGGACCAAAGAAACTGAGTCCACTTGGCTGGCCAGCACGGACACTGATGTACCCCTCTCCTCTATTCAGAGCATCCCCTCGGAAAGCTCCTCCTCAGACATGGGGTTCATCTCGGACAAAACAGCTAATATTGGTGAGAGACCACActgctcttttgtgtgtgtgtgtgtgggggggggggggcgtttgtTGTTTGTTCACCCATTTATTCACACAGGTGAcagtgagaaagacaggaaatgagtggggagagagacacagagatatagatagagagagatagagagaaatggcAAGGATCGTGTATCAGCCTCAGGCTAGAATCAAACCCTGAGCCCATAATGGTGAGCACACTTGCCCACTTACATATCAATATCAATAGTTAGAAGCTGAGGGTGTTAGTAGTCATGAGAAagattacatttgtgaatgggcaccaaCTTCTAGAGATGCGCTGCGAAAATAAATGTCACACATGAACATCAAGAGTCCTAAGTTAGAGAAATACAAGGCAAGGGGGCTGAGAGTAGCCAACAGACTCCCATGGTGAACAAGCGCACCGCACGCAGTAGACTTGCAGTTGCCATGGTGATGACTGAAGCCACCCAGCATGGATGCTGTCCTGACTGTCACCGAGGAGAAAATGAGAACCAATCCTGATTGAACTGAAACACAATAGCTCCTACAGATTTTTGGCCCTATGCACTTCATTACATGTTCTTCAATAGGCTACATACTCCTCAATATACATATATGTGCTCCTTCACAAGGCTATATGCACTTCAATgagtagcctacatagcctataggagtggtctccaattatttttctccaagggcaaaattatgtagagcaagtgaggcggCGGGCCAAATCAATGagaaaccaaaccaaaaaccaaaccaaaggccaaatccaatgagaaacaagttactGTAGATGTCTGAACACAGAGCAGATTTTCGCTTTTCTGATTTCCCCTCTTGTCAGTGTCTGCTTTGAGATTGGTAGCAACAGTATGTAGCAATCACTGTACTCTCCAATAAAGAGTGACCATAATCATTAGGCATATCCCTTGTACGGTGGTTAGATTATGAATGTACCATGTCACTCAACAGCACTGTCATTATCCTGCTAAAGGAGACAAAAACGgcatagtatttttttttttttaaagagtataAAGAGCCAGCAAGGGCATCCTCCATTTCTTTTGTTACATACATTGTGTGTGCTGATTTAACAGGCAATTAAGTTATAGGCGCTCTTCCAGGCAATTATATAGGCATTCTTATATGTGCTGCTCTCTggcgactgcaccctgtgtggtgTTGACGAATTTCCCctttgggacaataaaggctactatAGCTACTACTATTAGTTTGACATCTCCCTGGGCTTTGAGATGTGGAGCTGACAGCTTTTTAGATGAATCATTCTGTCTattcattttttcattattttgtcACACAATTGTTTGAGTTGCTAGATGTTGAGACAGGATTTTAAGGGATGGAGCACAGACTCATTCACTGCCCAatgctggattttttttttttaaatggctggAGCAATTCCTCATGTCTGATTGCAATAATCTTGGTTGTGGTTATGGACAAGGTATACCAAAAACACCTTAACCTCGTAATGCacaccatacctccagtggcacactgtaatagtcattggaaagttaactaccatagcattaCACTACACATTGGCAAcccaggacctttagtaatgcactacgacttggtaatTCTGGTCATAGCAAATGTACGGTATACTGCTGTGTCTTAACAGCTTAAAGATCAACGGTAAACATTCTAGGCAACACATTGCTTTGCAAGTAGACTTGGAAGAATTACGTATACTGGCATTCATTCAAACGTAGTGTGGGCTGAAAAATTCACATTTCATCTGTCAAAACAGTGCATCTCCATCACACCAGATGCTAACAGGTTGTGGTCGGTGGCCTGTGAGTTGTTATTCCAATCTTCGAATATTTGTATGCTACTGCATTACAACAGTGTTATGACAACATAATGACACATAGTGAGAGAGCACAAATTGCACTACAACTGGGGTGATAATCTATAAACTGTGTTATATACTGAGCAAATTAAGGTAACTTTATCAGTGATtttgggcaacctggattcagaattTACAATCCAGCGACTCggatattccaaatgacctggttttacctgtccaaatagACGATCACCTGGTTGTTGAATTCACAGGtaaaaccaggccatttggaatactatgtggcactggattacagCTTCTGCATCTATAGTCGGTTGCCCATCTCTTATACCTGGGCTCTACATCTAGTGTATAGTTGGTTGCCCATCtcttatacagctccaggcctttttattagaataccatgaaaaagttgatttatgtccataattccatcaataatgttaaactgtcatggattgtagattcatggcccagttttttaactattccaatcattattttttttctttttatatacgctggccttccagctcaaaaaacccatgaattggggaattcgcattattagaatattgttataaaatcacatttttcttcatcaaaattcgggtcacattaaatcagttgaaatttggtactttctacataacatgcaatggtcaatacttggttaggacattctctgtcttcataatggccatgatgcgtttaacattgaagtcaatggcaaaaacagtgcatgggagttatggaagcccagatatccttgatgctttgctgtcagctgttcttgtttgttgacctggtgccccacacttccctcttcaatatacccgaagatttccatgccacgttttggtgttaactcaccagtttaattctaaataaccagaaatgaaaccccattgaaaatgaatggggtttaatttctgttgagttagaattaaactggtgagttaacaccaaaacgtggcatggaaatcttcgggtatattgaagagggaagtgtggggcaccaggtcaacaaacaagaacagctgacagcaaagcatcaaggatatctgggcttccataactcccatgcactgtttttgccattgacttcaatgttaaacgcatcatggtcattatgaagacagagaatgtcctaaccaagtattgaccattgcatgttatgtagaaagtaccaaatttcaactgatttaatgtgacccgaattttgatgaagaaaaatgtgattttataacaatattctaataatgcgaattccccaattcatgggttttttgagctggaaggccaacgtatataaaaagaaaaaaaataatgattggaatagttaaaaaactgggccatgaatctacaatccatgacagtttaacattattgatggaattatggaaataaatcaactttttcatggtattctaataaaaaggcctggagctgtacataggttctacatttttgttttttcctGACTGCGGGAAACTActtgcacacaactcaacctctgattggtggaaaccgctgtcggtcaaaaaattaactCACgttgttggctgccagtgtcttgcaccTCCTCACAACCGTGTTGATAAACGGAAAAAAACTCATCTATTCTTGTTTTCCCCCAGATTTATTCGATGACTGCCTCCCTGCCCCTGCCCAGGCATACCTGAAGGTGTgctcctccatgtctgaggtgGCTCTGAGCCGCGGCGACCCCAAAGCAGAGGCCAagctggggggtggtggtggcacgATTCCCCCTCCCAATCCCCCTAGCCCTCAGGACCCCGCTGCCTCCCCTGGCACCACCACCGTTGAGAAGAGGAGCGTCTTACGAACAGAGGAAATAGTGAGTGCCAACAAAGGGGTATTtctacaccttcagcgttgcttctagtcaggccaggagcaatacaaatattgtttctgagctccggaaaaatcgggaactcctcccactttgtcggaaaccagtcaaccagtagcaaaccaagggaggcgggtcaaccatgctgtttgggaaatgttaaaggggtatgccactattttggggcttaatacagttaaaatcgttggccggggtttataaaggtgataaagtgtcttattttttatgttaagcgttgtcttgctttaagacaagttaaaagagggagtatgtagctaagctagtgaaagtcaatggatccgtgtagcatagcttagcgacatgctcccacttttaacttgtcttaaagcaagacaacggcttacatgaaaaataagacacttaaccacctttataaaccctggccaacgattttaactgtattaagccccaaaatagtggcatacccctttaattgttatgctcttggcctagtctcgaaaagatttgaaagtcgatgataatcaggctaatttcTACGGCTTCTGTTTTCTCATCTGGTGTATCGACAGGAGACGGACAGGAAATtttaactggagagaagacaccggagcaacgCACATGCTTCACAATTCTTTCCCtcttttaatcaagtgcacaacatagggaATAGCGTCTCGATGGATGTAGGGCCTAGgctaccatcttcatcagagccCGAAGGAATTGCATCTGTGTTGCTCAGGTGTCTTAAGAACAGAGGAAATAATGAGTGGCACAGctttttttacattcttttttttttttaagaagaaCTTTTCTTTTTTGAAGACTCTTTTGGGCGTTTGGCcttcattatgacaggacagttgaagaagtggacaggaaatggttgggagagagaaatggggtaaGATCGGGAATGGCACCCAAGTCCCCTGTGGAGGCCTACTTAAATGTATGGCGCCTTTGCTGTTTGAGCCACGACCAAGTCCCCTTTACTTTcgtaacttttcttttctttgttgctTTAGGCCTCCAGTAaaactttaaccccttaatgcacgccatacatccagtggcatgctgtaatagtcactgaaaagttgccatagtactacaacactatgacataaTAACACAgcgcttttagtaatgcactacgtctcggtcattgccattctggtaacagcaaatttataacgccccgttttaacgggttaaagtaAACATTTAGGTTTTGGAAACCATAATTAATGTACGTTAGTGTAGTGTAGCTCAACTTCTACTTCAGAACTGAATACTGTATCTGTATGGTCAGCGCCGTCTCATACCACTGGCATAATTTTCGGATGCCATTTGATGAGGTGgcaatatatacagtcccaggaaaaagtttgtacaccttttgaaatttcttacatttctgtcaaaattggtcataaagcatggtctgatcttcccggaaatcacaagaaggaacaaccagagtctgctttaactaattcaacccaaacatttacaagtttacatattttcattggccataagatgtaaacattcacaggacagaaatgcataagtaagtacacccttgcattcaataggttttaaccctaagtttgtcacaataacctcaaccagatgtttcctgtagttgcagatcagattaacaaaacaatctggatgtatcttgactccctcttctttagaaaactgcccttcttcagcaaggtttctgggatatctggagtgaatagctttcttgacttcatgccatatcatctcaaatgttttttgtcagagctttgactgggctattccaaaatgtgtatttcattgttatgaagcaattcaaaagtcaattgcctataaaatatgggttgttgtcccatttcagcacccatcctcttgtgtgcctcaactgtgtgacagactacctcacattttttctgtaaaatatctcaataaacttctgagttcattgttccactgataatagcaaactgacaagggcctgaggcaccaaggtagccgcatataatgatgctcccgc encodes:
- the baalcb gene encoding brain and acute leukemia cytoplasmic protein, with protein sequence MGCGGSRTDALEPRNRNLESWTKETESTWLASTDTDVPLSSIQSIPSESSSSDMGFISDKTANIDLFDDCLPAPAQAYLKVCSSMSEVALSRGDPKAEAKLGGGGGTIPPPNPPSPQDPAASPGTTTVEKRSVLRTEEITKWQDNKMSTKQVTITVTQSIRQVDKSGKIKEKSHTTYEVMTPVERLKDGMANSTVK